From the Mesotoga prima MesG1.Ag.4.2 genome, the window AATGTCCACGTCGATTCCTGTCTCTTCTTTGAACGCATTGACGAGCTGCATAACCTGATCCTGGGGCCACCCCATCCATAGGACCTCAATGGTTGTGGCTGAAAGCATAACACCCAGTAATAGAACCGTCACCAGTAAAAGCTTTCTCATTTCCCTACACCTCCTGTTTAGCTATCTATCTCAACGTCTTCTGATGAGCTTGAAAGTGAATTTTCCCGACGGAAAGTAACTCTTCGAATACAGAACCTTTCTATCCAAAACGTCGTAATGAATCTGCTCCAGTAAGAGAAGTGAAGTACCCACGTCGACCTTGAGCCTTTCAGATAGGACTTCGTCACAACTTGAAGGAATTAAATCGCACTCGGCATATCTGATATCGATATTATAGTGTTTACCCAGTCCCTCAAAGACAGAATTGTGAATTCTGTCGGGATCTATATCTTTCACTATGGACTTCGGAATGTAATCAATGCAAACGGCAACGGGCATTTCCGAAGCGTATTTGGTAGTCTCAAGAACATGAACCAGACAGCCGAC encodes:
- a CDS encoding GntR family transcriptional regulator, coding for MPSEPDLAHELGVSRNSLREAIGLLQREGLLLKKHGIGTFVTDRYPIIRGGIERLSSIGSFIESQGHSARSEISRFDQCVCEEKICEFLDLEVGCLVHVLETTKYASEMPVAVCIDYIPKSIVKDIDPDRIHNSVFEGLGKHYNIDIRYAECDLIPSSCDEVLSERLKVDVGTSLLLLEQIHYDVLDRKVLYSKSYFPSGKFTFKLIRRR